A region from the Phaenicophaeus curvirostris isolate KB17595 chromosome 28, BPBGC_Pcur_1.0, whole genome shotgun sequence genome encodes:
- the LOC138731839 gene encoding ectoderm-neural cortex protein 1-like, whose protein sequence is MSVSSHENRKSRSSSGSMNIHLFHKPGHADSLLTHLNLLRKRRLFTDVVLRAGNRTFQCHRAVLAACSRYFDAMFSGGLKESRDAEVNFHDSLHPEVLELLLDYAYSARVLINEENAESLLEAGDMLQFQDVRDAAADFLEKNLYPGNCLNMLLLSDAHCCERLLELSWRMALANFTSLCKSEDFLRLPKDKLLELVESEELEVEDETLVYEAVLGWIRYDLPRRHEVLPELLSSVRLALLPESYLRKQVACEKLVTSHKLGEEIVANAIRCKMKILQNDGLVTVCCARPRKVSQALLLLGGQTFMCDKIYVLDQKTSEIIPRADIPSPRKECSACAIGCKVYITGGKGSENGASKDVWVYDTLHDEWAKAAPMLVARFGHGSAELYNCLYVVGGHTAMSGAFPASPSVSLKQVEHYDPQLDKWSLVAPLREGVSNAAVVGAKKKLFVFGGTGANQKLPKVQCFDPCQNRWTVPASCPQPWRYAAAAVVGSHIIVIGGDTEFSASSAYRFHSDTYQWSKFGDVTAKRISCRAVTSGNRLYVVGGYCGAQRCKTLDCYDPSSDTWSSVTTVPYSLIPTAFVSTWKYLSA, encoded by the coding sequence ATGTCCGTAAGCAGCCACGAGAACCGCAAATCCCGCTCGAGCTCCGGCTCCATGAACATCCACCTCTTCCACAAACCGGGCCACGCCGACAGCCTCCTGACCCACCTCAACCTGCTCCGCAAGCGGCGCCTCTTCACCGACGTGGTGCTGCGCGCGGGCAACCGAACCTTCCAGTGCCACCGCGCCGTCCTCGCCGCCTGCAGCCGCTACTTCGATGCCATGTTCAGCGGGGGCCTGAAGGAGAGCAGGGACGCCGAAGTCAACTTCCACGACTCCCTCCATCCCGaggtgctggagctgctgctggactACGCCTACTCGGCCCGGGTGCTGATAAACGAGGAGAACGCGGAGTCCTTGCTGGAGGCTGGGGACATGTTGCAGTTCCAGGACGTTCGGGACGCTGCGGCTGATTTTCTGGAGAAGAACCTCTACCCCGGCAACTGCCTGAACATGCTGCTGCTGTCGGACGCCCACTGCTGCGagcggctgctggagctgtCCTGGAGGATGGCGTTGGCCAACTTCACCTCGCTCTGCAAGTCCGAAGATTTCCTCCGCCTGCCCAAGGacaagctgctggagctggtggagagcGAAGAGCTGGAGGTGGAGGACGAGACGCTGGTCTACGAAGCCGTTCTCGGCTGGATCCGCTACGATTTGCCCCGGCGCCACGAGGTTCTGCCGGAGCTGCTGTCCTCCGTCCGCCTGGCCCTTCTCCCCGAGTCCTACCTGCGGAAGCAAGTGGCCTGCGAGAAGCTGGTGACCAGCCAcaagctgggagaggagatcGTGGCCAACGCCATACGGTGCAAGATGAAAATCCTGCAGAACGACGGCCTCGTCACCGTGTGCTGCGCCCGGCCCCGCAAGGTCAGCCAGGCCCTGCTCCTGCTCGGCGGCCAGACCTTCATGTGCGACAAGATTTACGTGCTGGACCAGAAAACCAGCGAGATCATCCCTCGCGCCGACATCCCGAGCCCTCGGAAAGAGTGCAGCGCCTGCGCCATCGGCTGCAAGGTGTACATCACCGGCGGCAAAGGCTCCGAGAACGGCGCCTCCAAAGACGTTTGGGTGTACGACACCCTCCACGACGAGTGGGCCAAAGCTGCTCCCATGCTGGTGGCGCGCTTCGGCCACGGCTCCGCCGAGCTCTACAACTGCCTCTACGTGGTGGGAGGTCACACAGCCATGAGCGGCGCCTTCCCGGCCTCTCCCTCCGTCTCCCTCAAGCAAGTGGAACACTACGACCCGCAGCTCGACAAGTGGTCCCTGGTGGCTCCTCTCCGGGAAGGCGTAAGCAACGCCGCCGTGGTGGGAGCCAAGAAGAAGCTGTTTGTTTTCGGCGGCACCGGCGCCAACCAGAAGCTGCCCAAGGTTCAGTGCTTCGACCCCTGCCAGAACCGCTGGACGGTGCCCGCcagctgcccccagccctggcGCTACGCGGCCGCCGCCGTGGTGGGCAGCCACATCATCGTCATCGGCGGCGACACCGAGTTCTCCGCCAGCTCCGCTTATCGCTTCCACAGTGACACCTACCAGTGGTCCAAATTCGGAGACGTCACCGCCAAGCGCATCAGCTGCCGCGCCGTCACCTCGGGGAACAGACTGTACGTGGTGGGAGGCTACTGCGGGGCCCAGCGCTGCAAAACGTTGGACTGTTACGACCCCTCGTCCGACACCTGGAGCAGCGTCACCACGGTGCCTTATTCCCTCATCCCCACCGCCTTCGTCAGCACCTGGAAGTACCTGTCTGCCTGA
- the PEX11G gene encoding peroxisomal membrane protein 11C: MAVGALRGLAAALETYRGRDRLVRTLCYGCQLAGGTLAGPQTAPTGLPGSLLAVSAQLSACRTVLRLFDDLAMLSHSCSYGLGPEDEDALVRALSVLCNLANQLYYPCEHLAWAADVGIARVRSQRWWTLSTALWAFALLLSILRSLRVLFQLRGKLRQHKCTPSPQNRKEVKAQVKAEVLSILADAADLSNAIHWLPPGFLWAGRFPHWLVGLLGTVSSLIGIYQASRRGNSEAA; encoded by the exons ATGGCGGTGGGAGCGCTGCGGGGCCTGGCGGCGGCGCTGGAGACCTACCGGGGCCGGGACCGGCTG GTCCGCACGCTCTGCTATGGCTGCCAGCTGGCCGGCGGGACGCTGGCTGGGCCGCAGACCGCACCGACCGGGCTCCCTGGGTCCCTCCTGGCCGTGTCGGCGCAGCTGAGCGCCTGCCGCACCGTGCTGCGCCTCTTCGATGACCTCGCCATGCTCAGCCACAGCTGCAGCTACGGGCTGGGCCCTGAG GACGAGGACGCGCTGGTGCGGGCGCTGTCGGTGCTTTGCAACCTGGCCAACCAGCTCTACTACCCCTGCGAGCACCTCGCCTGGGCGGCCGACGTCGGCATCGCGCGTGTCCGCTCTCAGAGGTGGTGGACGCTGAGCACGGCGCTCTGGGCCTTCGCCCTGCTCCTGAGCATCCTGCG ctcCCTGAGAGTCTTGTTCCAGCTGAGAGGAAAGCTGAGGCAGCACAAGTG TACACCTTCGCCTCAGAATCGGAAGGAGGTGAAGGCCCAAGTGAAGGCTGAGGTGCTGAGCATCCTCGCGGACGCGGCAGATCTCTCCAACGCAATCCACTGGCTGCCTCCAGGGTTTCTCTGGGCTGGGCGCTTCCCGCACTGGCTGGTTGGTCTCCTGGGGACCGTGTCTTCCCTCATCGGTATCTACCAGGCATCAAGAAGAGGGAATTCTGAAGCCGCATAA
- the ARRDC2 gene encoding arrestin domain-containing protein 2 isoform X2, whose product MPPLGCVQSLAVELEDGRAWGAYGSGELLHGRVQLELRGSLRLRALEVCARGRATAHWVESRSVGLTTVYRDYTAYQTFLHRRCQLIYDNGEVTVLPAGKHEFPFTFQLPETLATSFEGKYGSVRYWVKAKLHRPWLTVKKVKKEFTVIEPIDINTPALLAPQAGAKEKLARAWYCNRGQVSVTAKIDRKGYTPGEVIPIFAEIDNSTSRAVVPKAAIIQTQTFIARGTKKQKSSVVTSIVGDSIAAGKREVWHGRALKIPPVGPSILHCRIIQVEYSLKVCVDIPGTSKLFLELPLVIGTIPLHPFGSRTSSVSSQYSVNLDWLSTIPEQPEAPPEYSAVVSSPEAEQSLAPPCRSELGGVLESPFFAYIQEFRFRPPPLYSEIDPNPPSDNIRPRCMTC is encoded by the exons ATGCCACCTCTGGGATGTGTGCAGAGCTTGGCTGTAGAGCTGGAGGATGGGCGAGCGTGGGGCGCCTACGGCAGCGGGGAGCTGCTGCACGGCCGCGTGCAGCTGGAGCTGCGTGGGTCGCTGCGGCTGCGGGCGCTGGAGGTGTGCGCTCGCGGGCGCGCCACCGCGCACTGGGTGGAGAGCCGCAGCGTGGGGCTCACCACCGTCTACCGTGACTACACAGCCTACCAGACCTTCCTGCACCGCCGCTGCCAGCTCATCTACG ACAATGGCGAGGTCACCGTCCTGCCAGCAGGAAAGCACGAGTTCCCCTTCACCTTCCAGCTCCCCGA GACCCTGGCAACCTCCTTCGAGGGCAAGTATGGCAGCGTGCGCTACTGGGTGAAAGCCAAACTGCACAGACCCTGGTTGACAGTGAAGAAGGTGAAGAAGGAGTTCACCGTGATTGAACCCATCGACATCAACACGCCTGCGCTGCTG GCTCCCCAGGCAGGTGCTAAGGAGAAGCTTGCTCGTGCCTGGTACTGCAACCGTGGCCAGGTTTCTGTGACTGCTAAGATTGACCGAAAAGGCTACACCCCAG GTGAGGTCATCCCTATCTTTGCCGAGATCGACAACAGCACCAGCCGAGCGGTGGTACCCAAGGCTGCCATCATCCAGACTCAGACCTTCATCGCTCGGGGCACCAAGAAGCAGAAGTCGTCGGTGGTGACCAGCATTGTTGGGGACTCCATCGCGGCGGGGAAGCGGGAGGTGTGGCACGGGCGAGCACTGAAGATCCCACCTGTCGGGCCGTCCATCCTCCACTGCCGCATCATCCAGGTGGAATACTCCTTGAAG GTCTGTGTGGATATTCCTGGGACATCCAAGCTGTTCCTTGAACTGCCTCTTGTCATCGGGACCATCCCACTTCATCCCTTCGGGAGCCGCACGTCCAGTGTCAGCAGCCAGTACAGCGTCAACCTCGACTGGCTGAGCACCATCCCGGAGCAGCCGGAGG ctcCCCCTGAGTACTCAGCGGTTGTGTCCAGCCCGGAGGCTGAGCAGAGCCTGGCTCCGCCGTGCCGCAGCGAACTCGGTGGCGTCCTCGAAAGTCCCTTCTTCGCCTACATCCAGGAGTTTCGCTTCCGGCCACCTCCACTTTATTCAGAG ATCGATCCAAACCCCCCTTCAGACAACATCCGTCCGCGCTGCATGACCTGTTGA
- the ARRDC2 gene encoding arrestin domain-containing protein 2 isoform X1, with the protein MLFDRLRRFAVVLEGPEEGGGGPGPAAFSPGQAVSGRVELELAAAARVAALRLRAVGAARVHWTESRSAGSSTAYTQSYSDRHEFLGLRHTLLGTPDNGEVTVLPAGKHEFPFTFQLPETLATSFEGKYGSVRYWVKAKLHRPWLTVKKVKKEFTVIEPIDINTPALLAPQAGAKEKLARAWYCNRGQVSVTAKIDRKGYTPGEVIPIFAEIDNSTSRAVVPKAAIIQTQTFIARGTKKQKSSVVTSIVGDSIAAGKREVWHGRALKIPPVGPSILHCRIIQVEYSLKVCVDIPGTSKLFLELPLVIGTIPLHPFGSRTSSVSSQYSVNLDWLSTIPEQPEAPPEYSAVVSSPEAEQSLAPPCRSELGGVLESPFFAYIQEFRFRPPPLYSEIDPNPPSDNIRPRCMTC; encoded by the exons ATGCTCTTCGACCGCCTGAGGCGCTTCGCCGTGGTCCTGGAGGGCCCCGAggagggcggcggcggccccggccccgcggcctTCAGCCCCGGGCAGGCGGTGTCGGGCCGcgtggagctggagctggcgGCGGCCGCGCGGGTGGCGGCCCTCAGGCTGCGGGCGGTGGGCGCCGCCCGCGTGCACTGGACCGAGTCCCGCAGCGCCGGCTCCAGCACCGCCTACACCCAGAGCTACAGCGACCGCCACGAGTTCCTCGGGCTCCGCCACACGCTGCTCGGCACCCCAG ACAATGGCGAGGTCACCGTCCTGCCAGCAGGAAAGCACGAGTTCCCCTTCACCTTCCAGCTCCCCGA GACCCTGGCAACCTCCTTCGAGGGCAAGTATGGCAGCGTGCGCTACTGGGTGAAAGCCAAACTGCACAGACCCTGGTTGACAGTGAAGAAGGTGAAGAAGGAGTTCACCGTGATTGAACCCATCGACATCAACACGCCTGCGCTGCTG GCTCCCCAGGCAGGTGCTAAGGAGAAGCTTGCTCGTGCCTGGTACTGCAACCGTGGCCAGGTTTCTGTGACTGCTAAGATTGACCGAAAAGGCTACACCCCAG GTGAGGTCATCCCTATCTTTGCCGAGATCGACAACAGCACCAGCCGAGCGGTGGTACCCAAGGCTGCCATCATCCAGACTCAGACCTTCATCGCTCGGGGCACCAAGAAGCAGAAGTCGTCGGTGGTGACCAGCATTGTTGGGGACTCCATCGCGGCGGGGAAGCGGGAGGTGTGGCACGGGCGAGCACTGAAGATCCCACCTGTCGGGCCGTCCATCCTCCACTGCCGCATCATCCAGGTGGAATACTCCTTGAAG GTCTGTGTGGATATTCCTGGGACATCCAAGCTGTTCCTTGAACTGCCTCTTGTCATCGGGACCATCCCACTTCATCCCTTCGGGAGCCGCACGTCCAGTGTCAGCAGCCAGTACAGCGTCAACCTCGACTGGCTGAGCACCATCCCGGAGCAGCCGGAGG ctcCCCCTGAGTACTCAGCGGTTGTGTCCAGCCCGGAGGCTGAGCAGAGCCTGGCTCCGCCGTGCCGCAGCGAACTCGGTGGCGTCCTCGAAAGTCCCTTCTTCGCCTACATCCAGGAGTTTCGCTTCCGGCCACCTCCACTTTATTCAGAG ATCGATCCAAACCCCCCTTCAGACAACATCCGTCCGCGCTGCATGACCTGTTGA
- the IL12RB1 gene encoding LOW QUALITY PROTEIN: interleukin-12 receptor subunit beta-1 (The sequence of the model RefSeq protein was modified relative to this genomic sequence to represent the inferred CDS: inserted 2 bases in 1 codon), which translates to MTPTLVQPRGTRVRLALCPAWVQPPFGRXEETPGAGSRSERHGGCPAGTRGHPVGAGGAEGSGDRWPMLAWLLAALAVLARCGNPRPPSSPTGITMTSGFSCWKPCGSRGFLCSWPPLGPIGNTSYLLTLCYTVPRLCQRFEAGTKTTHALKHHSVYVLTNTTAWVEARWGDHIHRTPNLTLYLDEAVKLNPPPDTMPFTKSGGRLWLRGPWPLCRRTSWPLRREARFQRMGNHSWMQVSCESVMDKNDSVICALGRDGAFQVQLRHKTSHWSSSWSDWSSSIFIPEEILVSPALNHQLGELGGDGQRVLRLSWQRAPEEQGNVTYTLRTRMLACRCAERAQEDAVALETEVTAHDLILSGAEYEILLTAANAAGPGPAQQLHVPAEQHAGSQLLGERTELPGSSKGDLFPSIHPSTHPISNFIPDLGFKEVTVAGGTMTAQWVAPSPGFIYCFEQQPLPAEPNPGVCIQRDFPAESIHAERGALGAPACYRLAVHGRTAARGWATFALQHHYAGNASLAVPFHINTSTRDATTVTLWWKPSPRAACPGVLAKYLVCHAAKGDNVTYAEANATASHFTLQNLRPGTTYRVGIWEVTAESGDTCSAQRRFQTKALGPQGAAWRSNLMYLGIFLGLPALAAIYQLSKKRARRLLFPPLPMPAGTKATEFSTDKMSQGQPQPGFVEPLERFSPAELLVTEPSPGEEATTDANARPCTPQPGPVAEEPVVVSPLGCEKELPFTYRRQEMLSPLGFPPPGSTGYPLFEEEEEEEEGSQGLHQPLVPITLLISDKPIIIRDEEGWDPPPEEPVS; encoded by the exons ATGACCCCAACCTTGGTGCAGCCG CGAGGCACGCGAGTGCGCCTTGCGCTCTGCCCTGCCTGGGTACAGCCACCCTTCGGCAG AGAGGAAACACCGGGTGCCGGGAGCCGCTCCGAGCGCCACGGCGGGTGCCCAGCGGGGACCAGGGGGCACCCAGTGGGTGCTGGGGGCGCCGAGGGCAGTGGAGATCGGTGGCCGATGCTGGCGTGGCTGTTGGCAGCCCTGGCGGTGCTGGCACGGTGCGGTAA CCCCCGGCCACCGTCCTCTCCCACAGGCATCACCATGACCTCTGGCTTCTCCTGCTGGAAACCATGTGGCTCCCGCGGGTTCCTCTGCTCCTGGCCGCCCCTCGGCCCCATCGGCAACACCTCCTACCTCCTGACACTCTG CTACACGGTGCCCAGGCTGTGCCAGAGGTTCGAGGCGGGCACGAAGACGACGCACGCCCTGAAGCATCACAGCGTTTACGTCCTCACCAACACCACGGCCTGGGTGGAGGCGCGGTGGGGTGACCACATCCACCGGACCCCCAACCTCACGCTGTACCTCGACGAGGCCG TCAAGCTGAACCCACCCCCGGACACGATGCCTTTCACCAAGAGCGGTGGCCGGCTCTGGCTGCGGGGGCCGTGGCCGCTGTGCCGCCGCACGAGCTGGCCGCTGCGGCGCGAGGCTCGCTTCCAGAGGATGGGCAACCACAGCTGGATGCAG GTGAGCTGCGAGTCAGTGATGGATAAGAACGATTCAG TGATCTGTGCCCTGGGGAGGGACGGCGCCTTCCAGGTCCAGCTCCGGCACAAGACATCccactggagcagctcctggagcGACTGGAGCAGCTCTATCTTCATCCCTGAGG AAATCCTAGTGAGCCCGGCGCTGAACCaccagctgggagagctggggggagACGGGCAGCGGGTGCTGAGGCTGAGCTGGCAG CGAGCCCCCGAGGAGCAGGGGAACGTCACCTACACGCTGCGCACCCGCATGCTGGCGTGTCGCTGCGCTGAGCGGGCCCAGGAGGATGCTGTGGCGCTGGAGACGGAGGTGACGGCGCACGACCTCATCCTCTCCGGGGCTGAGTATGAAATCCTGCTGACGGCAGCCAACGCCGCTGGGCCAGGGCCGGCACAGCAGCTCCACGTGCCAGCGGAGCAGCACGCAGGTAGTCAGCTCTTGGGGGAAAGGACCGAGCTCCCTGGCAGCAGCAAGGGAGATCTtttcccatccatccatccatccacccacccaaTCTCCAATTTCATCCCAGATCTTGGCTTCAAGGAG GTCACGGTGGCCGGTGGCACCATGACGGCACAGTGGGTAGCACCAAGTCCCGGCTTCATCTACTGCTTCGAGCAGCAGCCGCTGCCCGCAGAACCAAACCCGGGTGTTTGCATCCAGCGGGATTTCCCTGCCGAGAGCATCCATGCGGAGAGAG gagcactgggagcGCCGGCGTGTTACCGGCTGGCCGTGCACGGCAGGACCGCGGCGCGGGGCTGGGCCACCTTCGCCCTGCAGCATCACTACGCTGGCAACG CCTCACTGGCCGTACCCTTCCACATCAACACCAGCACCAGGGATGCCACCACCGTCACCCTCTGGTGGAAACCGTCCCCCCGTGCCGCCTGCCCGGGGGTGCTGGCCAAGTACCTCGTCTGCCACGCAGCCAAGGGGGACAACGTGACCT ATGCTGAAGCCAACGCCACAGCGTCACACTTCACCCTTCAAAACCTACGGCCCGGCACAACCTACAGGGTGGGCATCTGGGAGGTGACGGCGGAGAGCGGGGACACCTGCAGCGCTCAGCGGCGCTTCCAAACCAAGGCGTTGG GTCCCCAAGGAGCAGCGTGGAGATCCAACCTGATGTACCTGGGCATCTTTCTCGGTCTCCCCGCCTTGGCTGCCATCTACCAGTTGAGCAAAAAGAG ggctcGACGCCTCCTCTTCCCACCCCTCCCCATGCCCGCGGGCACCAAAGCCACCGAGTTCTCCACCGACAAGATGAGCCAG GGCCAGCCCCAGCCAGGCTTCGTGGAGCCCTTGGAGAGGTTCAgcccagctgagctgctggtAACGGAGCCGAGTCCTGGCGAGGAGGCAACGACCGATGCCAACGCGCGGCCCTGCACGCCACAGCCTGGCCCCGTGGCTGAAGAACCGGTGGTGGTGTCTCCGCTGGGCTGCGAGAAGGAGCTGCCGTTCACCTACCGCAGGCAGGAGATGCTGAGCCCGCTGGGGTTTCCACCACCTGGCAGCACCGGCTACCCCCTgtttgaggaggaggaggaggaagaggagggaagtcAGGGTCTGCACCAGCCGCTGGTCCCCATCACCCTGCTCATCTCCGACAAACCCATCATCATCAGGGACGAGGAAGGATGGGACCCACCACCAGAGGAGCCGGTGTCGTAG